The Glycine soja cultivar W05 chromosome 8, ASM419377v2, whole genome shotgun sequence genome has a window encoding:
- the LOC114424643 gene encoding protein UPSTREAM OF FLC-like isoform X3: protein MDVVRSQRGSSRDTSPDRAKICRMNQKVKPFRKVQVVYYLSRNGLLEHPHFMELTLLPNQPLRLKDVFDRLMALRGTGMPLQYSWSSKRNYKSGYVWYDLGLKDIIHPAEGGEYVLKGSELVEGCSERFNVRNKQQGIHQQAEANYNYSYDSRSKALGVCNKQQQQRESEELEEYEEQEKEYEEGEKTSYTSSTTTPHSGCSRGVSTEEVVYEEEESKKKKKGGGGGAGGNNKKHLSGEKEKVKRRVVDGDGSGSSRYSGLLQLIACGGGAGEYMKGKQGPRLSDVGTKERDKKALFWEEAETEMSENPRLLGNLQTEEKEYFSGSLVDSIKAHREGEPVLNKSNSYNELRRSRLGMVTEEDKKKVVKGGMKDKCIPLIKSPKTSRK, encoded by the exons ATGGACGTTGTTCGTTCACAAAGAGGTAGTAGTAGAGACACGAGCCCAGACCGTGCGAAAATATGCAGGATGAACCAAAAAGTGAAGCCCTTTAGAAAAGTTCAAGTCGTTTACTATCTCTCCCGAAACGGTCTTTTGGAGCACCCCCATTTCATGGAGCTCACCCTTTTGCCCAATCAACCTCTCCGTTTGAAAG ATGTCTTCGACCGACTCATGGCTCTCCGTGGGACTGGCATGCCTTTGCAATATTCATGGTCTAGTAAAAG GAACTATAAGAGTGGTTATGTGTGGTACGACTTGGGTCTGAAGGATATAATACATCCCGCAGAAGGAGGCGAGTATGTTCTCAAAGGTTCTGAACTCGTCGAAGGATGCTCtg AGAGATTTAATGTGAGAAACAAGCAGCAGGGAATTCATCAACAGGCAGAGGCAAATTACAATTACAGTTACGATTCGAGGAGTAAGGCGTTGGGTGTGTGCAACAAGCAGCAGCAGCAGAGAGAGAGTGAAGAGTTGGAGGAATACGAGGAGCAAGAAAAGGAGTATGAGGAGGGAGAGAAAACAAGCTACACGAGCTCCACAACAACCCCACACTCTGGTTGCTCCAGAGGGGTATCAACGGAAGAAGTGGTTTatgaggaagaagaaagcaagaagaagaagaagggtggtggtggtggtgcaggCGGAAATAATAAGAAGCATTTAagtggagagaaagagaaagtgaAGAGAAGGGTGGTGGATGGTGATGGGTCGGGGTCGAGTCGTTATTCAGGTCTGCTGCAGTTGATAGCGTGTGGGGGTGGGGCAGGGGAGTACATGAAGGGGAAGCAGGGGCCGCGTCTCAGCGACGTGGGGACCAAAGAAAGAGACAAGAAGGCTTTGTTTTGGGAGGAGGCTGAGACTGAGATGTCGGAGAATCCCAGGTTGTTGGGGAATTTGCAGACAGAGGAGAAGGAGTACTTTAGTGGTAGCTTGGTCGACTCAATCAAAGCCCACCGGGAGGGTGAGCCTGTGCTCAACAAGTCCAACTCCTATAACGAACTAAG gAGAAGTAGGCTGGGGATGGTGACGGAAGAAGACAAGAAGAAGGTGGTGAAGGGAGGAATGAAAGACAAATGTATCCCTCTTATCAAATCCCCCAAGACTAGTAGGAAATGA
- the LOC114424643 gene encoding protein UPSTREAM OF FLC-like isoform X2, whose amino-acid sequence MDVVRSQRGSSRDTSPDRAKICRMNQKVKPFRKVQVVYYLSRNGLLEHPHFMELTLLPNQPLRLKDVFDRLMALRGTGMPLQYSWSSKRNYKSGYVWYDLGLKDIIHPAEGGEYVLKGSELVEGCSAERFNVRNKQQGIHQQAEANYNYSYDSRSKALGVCNKQQQQRESEELEEYEEQEKEYEEGEKTSYTSSTTTPHSGCSRGVSTEEVVYEEEESKKKKKGGGGGAGGNNKKHLSGEKEKVKRRVVDGDGSGSSRYSGLLQLIACGGGAGEYMKGKQGPRLSDVGTKERDKKALFWEEAETEMSENPRLLGNLQTEEKEYFSGSLVDSIKAHREGEPVLNKSNSYNELRRSRLGMVTEEDKKKVVKGGMKDKCIPLIKSPKTSRK is encoded by the exons ATGGACGTTGTTCGTTCACAAAGAGGTAGTAGTAGAGACACGAGCCCAGACCGTGCGAAAATATGCAGGATGAACCAAAAAGTGAAGCCCTTTAGAAAAGTTCAAGTCGTTTACTATCTCTCCCGAAACGGTCTTTTGGAGCACCCCCATTTCATGGAGCTCACCCTTTTGCCCAATCAACCTCTCCGTTTGAAAG ATGTCTTCGACCGACTCATGGCTCTCCGTGGGACTGGCATGCCTTTGCAATATTCATGGTCTAGTAAAAG GAACTATAAGAGTGGTTATGTGTGGTACGACTTGGGTCTGAAGGATATAATACATCCCGCAGAAGGAGGCGAGTATGTTCTCAAAGGTTCTGAACTCGTCGAAGGATGCTCtg CAGAGAGATTTAATGTGAGAAACAAGCAGCAGGGAATTCATCAACAGGCAGAGGCAAATTACAATTACAGTTACGATTCGAGGAGTAAGGCGTTGGGTGTGTGCAACAAGCAGCAGCAGCAGAGAGAGAGTGAAGAGTTGGAGGAATACGAGGAGCAAGAAAAGGAGTATGAGGAGGGAGAGAAAACAAGCTACACGAGCTCCACAACAACCCCACACTCTGGTTGCTCCAGAGGGGTATCAACGGAAGAAGTGGTTTatgaggaagaagaaagcaagaagaagaagaagggtggtggtggtggtgcaggCGGAAATAATAAGAAGCATTTAagtggagagaaagagaaagtgaAGAGAAGGGTGGTGGATGGTGATGGGTCGGGGTCGAGTCGTTATTCAGGTCTGCTGCAGTTGATAGCGTGTGGGGGTGGGGCAGGGGAGTACATGAAGGGGAAGCAGGGGCCGCGTCTCAGCGACGTGGGGACCAAAGAAAGAGACAAGAAGGCTTTGTTTTGGGAGGAGGCTGAGACTGAGATGTCGGAGAATCCCAGGTTGTTGGGGAATTTGCAGACAGAGGAGAAGGAGTACTTTAGTGGTAGCTTGGTCGACTCAATCAAAGCCCACCGGGAGGGTGAGCCTGTGCTCAACAAGTCCAACTCCTATAACGAACTAAG gAGAAGTAGGCTGGGGATGGTGACGGAAGAAGACAAGAAGAAGGTGGTGAAGGGAGGAATGAAAGACAAATGTATCCCTCTTATCAAATCCCCCAAGACTAGTAGGAAATGA
- the LOC114424643 gene encoding protein UPSTREAM OF FLC-like isoform X1 translates to MDVVRSQRGSSRDTSPDRAKICRMNQKVKPFRKVQVVYYLSRNGLLEHPHFMELTLLPNQPLRLKDVFDRLMALRGTGMPLQYSWSSKRNYKSGYVWYDLGLKDIIHPAEGGEYVLKGSELVEGCSEAERFNVRNKQQGIHQQAEANYNYSYDSRSKALGVCNKQQQQRESEELEEYEEQEKEYEEGEKTSYTSSTTTPHSGCSRGVSTEEVVYEEEESKKKKKGGGGGAGGNNKKHLSGEKEKVKRRVVDGDGSGSSRYSGLLQLIACGGGAGEYMKGKQGPRLSDVGTKERDKKALFWEEAETEMSENPRLLGNLQTEEKEYFSGSLVDSIKAHREGEPVLNKSNSYNELRRSRLGMVTEEDKKKVVKGGMKDKCIPLIKSPKTSRK, encoded by the exons ATGGACGTTGTTCGTTCACAAAGAGGTAGTAGTAGAGACACGAGCCCAGACCGTGCGAAAATATGCAGGATGAACCAAAAAGTGAAGCCCTTTAGAAAAGTTCAAGTCGTTTACTATCTCTCCCGAAACGGTCTTTTGGAGCACCCCCATTTCATGGAGCTCACCCTTTTGCCCAATCAACCTCTCCGTTTGAAAG ATGTCTTCGACCGACTCATGGCTCTCCGTGGGACTGGCATGCCTTTGCAATATTCATGGTCTAGTAAAAG GAACTATAAGAGTGGTTATGTGTGGTACGACTTGGGTCTGAAGGATATAATACATCCCGCAGAAGGAGGCGAGTATGTTCTCAAAGGTTCTGAACTCGTCGAAGGATGCTCtg aagCAGAGAGATTTAATGTGAGAAACAAGCAGCAGGGAATTCATCAACAGGCAGAGGCAAATTACAATTACAGTTACGATTCGAGGAGTAAGGCGTTGGGTGTGTGCAACAAGCAGCAGCAGCAGAGAGAGAGTGAAGAGTTGGAGGAATACGAGGAGCAAGAAAAGGAGTATGAGGAGGGAGAGAAAACAAGCTACACGAGCTCCACAACAACCCCACACTCTGGTTGCTCCAGAGGGGTATCAACGGAAGAAGTGGTTTatgaggaagaagaaagcaagaagaagaagaagggtggtggtggtggtgcaggCGGAAATAATAAGAAGCATTTAagtggagagaaagagaaagtgaAGAGAAGGGTGGTGGATGGTGATGGGTCGGGGTCGAGTCGTTATTCAGGTCTGCTGCAGTTGATAGCGTGTGGGGGTGGGGCAGGGGAGTACATGAAGGGGAAGCAGGGGCCGCGTCTCAGCGACGTGGGGACCAAAGAAAGAGACAAGAAGGCTTTGTTTTGGGAGGAGGCTGAGACTGAGATGTCGGAGAATCCCAGGTTGTTGGGGAATTTGCAGACAGAGGAGAAGGAGTACTTTAGTGGTAGCTTGGTCGACTCAATCAAAGCCCACCGGGAGGGTGAGCCTGTGCTCAACAAGTCCAACTCCTATAACGAACTAAG gAGAAGTAGGCTGGGGATGGTGACGGAAGAAGACAAGAAGAAGGTGGTGAAGGGAGGAATGAAAGACAAATGTATCCCTCTTATCAAATCCCCCAAGACTAGTAGGAAATGA
- the LOC114422856 gene encoding sulfate transporter 2.1-like isoform X2, producing MQRTEFSQTLQSNMALPANETSMAERSQWVLNAPAPPSTWHNLMASVRNTISSYQKMCSYIRGQPGPKVVLSFLRSIFPILHWGRNYSPTKFRNDLLAGLTIASLCIPQSIGYATLAKLDPEYGLYTSVVPPLIYALMGTSREIAIGPVAVVSLLLSSMIQKLIDPAIDPNGYRKLVFTTTFFAGIFQAAFGLFRLGFLVDFLSHAAIVGFMGGAAIIIGLQQLKGLFGINHFTNKTDIISVMKSVWESVDHPWNPRNFVLGCSFFIFILFTRFLGKRNKKLFWLPAISPLVSVMLSTLIVFLTRADKSGVNIVRHIKGGLNPSSINQIDLNSPHIGALAKIGLVVAAVALTESVAVGRSFASMKGYHLDGNKEMVSLGFMNIIGCFTSCYVATGSFSRTVVNFTAGCETLASNIVMAIVVLISLQCLTKLLYFTPTAILASIILSALPGLIDINEAYKIWKVDKLDFLACVGAFFGVLFASVELGLLVAVGISFTKIIWISIGAGTETLGRLPGTDVFCDAQQYPMAVKIPGVAIIRVKSSLLCFSNANSVRERILKWISREEAKGNIEDNTGSIIQLVILDTSNLVSIDTSGIASLEELHKSLVSSGKHVRASNCQSSLASDL from the exons ATGCAAAGAACAGAGTTCTCCCAAACACTTCAATCAAACATGGCTTTACCAGCCAATGAAACCTCCATGGCAGAAAGGTCTCAGTGGGTGCTCAATGCTCCTGCTCCCCCATCCACGTGGCACAACCTCATGGCTTCTGTGAGGAACACAATTTCATCGTACCAAAAAATGTGTTCTTATATAAGAGGCCAACCTGGACCCAAAGTTGTGCTTTCCTTCTTGCGGAGCATTTTTCCTATTCTTCATTGGGGTCGTAATTATTCACCAACCAAATTCAGAAACGACTTACTTGCAGGTCTTACCATTGCAAGTCTCTGCATTCCTCAG AGCATTGGGTATGCCACTTTAGCAAAGCTTGATCCTGAATATGGACTCT ATACGAGTGTGGTGCCACCTCTTATCTATGCTTTAATGGGAACTTCAAGAGAAATAGCAATTGGACCCGTGGCCGTGGTATCGCTTCTTTTGTCATCAATGATTCAGAAATTAATAGACCCTGCCATTGATCCAAATGGGTATAGAAAGCTTGTTTTCACTACCACTTTCTTTGCTGGCATATTTCAAGCTGCTTTTGGACTCTTCAG GTTGGGGTTCCTTGTGGATTTTCTGTCTCATGCTGCTATTGTTGGATTCATGGGGGGAGCAGCTATAATAATTGGTCTACAACAGCTGAAGGGACTATTTGGGATCAATCATTTTACGAACAAAACAGACATAATCTCTGTCATGAAATCCGTTTGGGAATCGGTTGATCATCCC TGGAATCCTCGCAATTTTGTCCTTGGATGTTCATTCTTCATTTTCATCCTGTTTACCAGATTTCTG GGTAAAAGGAATAAGAAACTTTTCTGGCTGCCAGCAATATCCCCTCTTGTGTCAGTTATGCTATCAACTCTTATTGTTTTTCTGACAAGAGCCGACAAAAGTGGAGTTAATATTGTGAGACATATAAAAGGAGGATTGAACCCAAGCTCTATCAATCAGATAGACTTGAACAGCCCCCATATTGGAGCATTGGCCAAAATTGGACtagttgttgctgctgttgcaCTCACT GAATCAGTTGCTGTTGGCCGATCTTTTGCATCCATGAAAGGATACCATCTAGATGGAAACAAGGAGATGGTGTCATTAGGGTTCATGAACATCATAGGATGCTTCACCTCATGCTATGTTGCAACTG GTTCGTTCTCCCGCACGGTGGTTAATTTCACAGCGGGTTGTGAAACATTAGCGTCGAACATTGTGATGGCCATTGTGGTCTTGATATCACTACAATGTTTGACAAAGCTATTGTACTTTACCCCAACTGCTATTCTCGCTTCAATAATCCTTTCTGCTCTCCCGGGACTCATTGACATCAATGAAGCTTACAAAATATGGAAAGTTGATAAGCTTGATTTTCTTGCTTGTGTTGGAGCCTTCTTCGGGGTGCTCTTTGCGTCAGTGGAACTTGGTCTGCTAGTGGCT GTGGGTATATCTTTTACAAAGATAATATGGATCTCAATTGGAGCAGGCACAGAAACTCTGGGAAGACTTCCCGGCACAGATGTGTTCTGCGATGCACAACAGTATCCTATGGCTGTTAAGATTCCTGGGGTTGCAATAATACGCGTCAAGTCTTCATTGCTTTGCTTTTCTAATGCAAATTCAGTCAGAGAAAG GATCCTGAAATGGATATCCCGGGAAGAAGCCAAGGGAAACATAGAAGACAACACCGGAAGCATAATTCAGCTCGTAATCCTTGACACCTCTA ATTTGGTGAGCATTGACACCTCAGGAATTGCTTCTCTTGAGGAGCTGCACAAGAGTTTGGTCTCAAGTGGGAAGCATGTAAGGG CTAGCAATTGCCAATCCTCGTTGGCAAGTGATTTATAA
- the LOC114422856 gene encoding sulfate transporter 2.1-like isoform X1, whose product MQRTEFSQTLQSNMALPANETSMAERSQWVLNAPAPPSTWHNLMASVRNTISSYQKMCSYIRGQPGPKVVLSFLRSIFPILHWGRNYSPTKFRNDLLAGLTIASLCIPQSIGYATLAKLDPEYGLYTSVVPPLIYALMGTSREIAIGPVAVVSLLLSSMIQKLIDPAIDPNGYRKLVFTTTFFAGIFQAAFGLFRLGFLVDFLSHAAIVGFMGGAAIIIGLQQLKGLFGINHFTNKTDIISVMKSVWESVDHPWNPRNFVLGCSFFIFILFTRFLGKRNKKLFWLPAISPLVSVMLSTLIVFLTRADKSGVNIVRHIKGGLNPSSINQIDLNSPHIGALAKIGLVVAAVALTESVAVGRSFASMKGYHLDGNKEMVSLGFMNIIGCFTSCYVATGSFSRTVVNFTAGCETLASNIVMAIVVLISLQCLTKLLYFTPTAILASIILSALPGLIDINEAYKIWKVDKLDFLACVGAFFGVLFASVELGLLVAVGISFTKIIWISIGAGTETLGRLPGTDVFCDAQQYPMAVKIPGVAIIRVKSSLLCFSNANSVRERILKWISREEAKGNIEDNTGSIIQLVILDTSNLVSIDTSGIASLEELHKSLVSSGKHLAIANPRWQVIYKLKATNFVTRIGGRVFLTIGEAIDCKLDF is encoded by the exons ATGCAAAGAACAGAGTTCTCCCAAACACTTCAATCAAACATGGCTTTACCAGCCAATGAAACCTCCATGGCAGAAAGGTCTCAGTGGGTGCTCAATGCTCCTGCTCCCCCATCCACGTGGCACAACCTCATGGCTTCTGTGAGGAACACAATTTCATCGTACCAAAAAATGTGTTCTTATATAAGAGGCCAACCTGGACCCAAAGTTGTGCTTTCCTTCTTGCGGAGCATTTTTCCTATTCTTCATTGGGGTCGTAATTATTCACCAACCAAATTCAGAAACGACTTACTTGCAGGTCTTACCATTGCAAGTCTCTGCATTCCTCAG AGCATTGGGTATGCCACTTTAGCAAAGCTTGATCCTGAATATGGACTCT ATACGAGTGTGGTGCCACCTCTTATCTATGCTTTAATGGGAACTTCAAGAGAAATAGCAATTGGACCCGTGGCCGTGGTATCGCTTCTTTTGTCATCAATGATTCAGAAATTAATAGACCCTGCCATTGATCCAAATGGGTATAGAAAGCTTGTTTTCACTACCACTTTCTTTGCTGGCATATTTCAAGCTGCTTTTGGACTCTTCAG GTTGGGGTTCCTTGTGGATTTTCTGTCTCATGCTGCTATTGTTGGATTCATGGGGGGAGCAGCTATAATAATTGGTCTACAACAGCTGAAGGGACTATTTGGGATCAATCATTTTACGAACAAAACAGACATAATCTCTGTCATGAAATCCGTTTGGGAATCGGTTGATCATCCC TGGAATCCTCGCAATTTTGTCCTTGGATGTTCATTCTTCATTTTCATCCTGTTTACCAGATTTCTG GGTAAAAGGAATAAGAAACTTTTCTGGCTGCCAGCAATATCCCCTCTTGTGTCAGTTATGCTATCAACTCTTATTGTTTTTCTGACAAGAGCCGACAAAAGTGGAGTTAATATTGTGAGACATATAAAAGGAGGATTGAACCCAAGCTCTATCAATCAGATAGACTTGAACAGCCCCCATATTGGAGCATTGGCCAAAATTGGACtagttgttgctgctgttgcaCTCACT GAATCAGTTGCTGTTGGCCGATCTTTTGCATCCATGAAAGGATACCATCTAGATGGAAACAAGGAGATGGTGTCATTAGGGTTCATGAACATCATAGGATGCTTCACCTCATGCTATGTTGCAACTG GTTCGTTCTCCCGCACGGTGGTTAATTTCACAGCGGGTTGTGAAACATTAGCGTCGAACATTGTGATGGCCATTGTGGTCTTGATATCACTACAATGTTTGACAAAGCTATTGTACTTTACCCCAACTGCTATTCTCGCTTCAATAATCCTTTCTGCTCTCCCGGGACTCATTGACATCAATGAAGCTTACAAAATATGGAAAGTTGATAAGCTTGATTTTCTTGCTTGTGTTGGAGCCTTCTTCGGGGTGCTCTTTGCGTCAGTGGAACTTGGTCTGCTAGTGGCT GTGGGTATATCTTTTACAAAGATAATATGGATCTCAATTGGAGCAGGCACAGAAACTCTGGGAAGACTTCCCGGCACAGATGTGTTCTGCGATGCACAACAGTATCCTATGGCTGTTAAGATTCCTGGGGTTGCAATAATACGCGTCAAGTCTTCATTGCTTTGCTTTTCTAATGCAAATTCAGTCAGAGAAAG GATCCTGAAATGGATATCCCGGGAAGAAGCCAAGGGAAACATAGAAGACAACACCGGAAGCATAATTCAGCTCGTAATCCTTGACACCTCTA ATTTGGTGAGCATTGACACCTCAGGAATTGCTTCTCTTGAGGAGCTGCACAAGAGTTTGGTCTCAAGTGGGAAGCAT CTAGCAATTGCCAATCCTCGTTGGCAAGTGATTTATAAGCTAAAGGCGACCAACTTTGTCACAAGAATTGGAGGAAGGGTCTTCTTGACTATTGGAGAAGCTATTGACTGCAAGCTGGATTTCTGA
- the LOC114424477 gene encoding protein NEN4-like, translating to MDVSYSCNEQQAPEIVFFDLETTVPKKGGERFWVLEFGAIVVTPHKLTEIESYTTLIRPKDLSVVSVKSSRSDGITRKAVENAPSFEDVADRIFSILNGRVWAGHNIQRFDCVRIKEAFDDINRPAPVPVGIIDSLGVLTEKFGRRAGNMKMATLASYFGLGQQKHRSLDDVRMNLEVLKHCATVLFLESSLPNMLHSKSHGSPSVMTRSRSNGKSPCKEETSRKSPPATLGYQRTVPYARGSLGKVTESVKGLLCKAQGQPPLQQLLKHSHSLLR from the exons ATGGACGTCTCTTATTCATGCAATGAACAACAAGCACCCGAGATCGTTTTCTTTGATTTGGAAACTACAGTGCCCAAAAAGGGTGGAGAGCGTTTCTGGGTTCTGGAGTTTGGTGCAATTGTGGTCACACCCCACAAACTCACCGAGATTGAGAGCTACACCACGCTGATAAGACCCAAAGACCTATCTGTGGTGTCAGTGAAATCCAGCAGAAGTGATGGAATAACTCGTAAAGCTGTTGAAAATGCACCATCTTTTGAAGATGTTGCAGACAGAATATTCAGTATCTTGAATGGAAGGGTGTGGGCGGGGCATAACATCCAGAGATTTGACTGTGTTCGAATCAAAGAGGCCTTTGATGATATCAATAGGCCAGCACCGGTTCCAGTTGGAATCATTGATTCTCTTGGGGTCCTAACTGAGAAGTTTGGAAGAAGAGCTGGTAACATGAAG ATGGCAACACTGGCTTCTTATTTTGGCCTGGGCCAACAAAAACACAG GAGCCTGGATGATGTTCGCATGAACCTGGAGGTGCTTAAGCACTGTGCAACGGTGTTGTTTCTG GAATCTAGTCTACCAAACATGTTGCATAGCAAATCGCATGGATCTCCCAGCGTTATGACGCGAAGCAGAAGCAATGGGAAATCACCCTGCAAGGAAGAGACTAGCAGAAAATCTCCCCCAGCTACGTTAGGATATCAGAGGACAGTCCCCTATGCTAGGGGAAGTTTGGGAAag GTGACCGAAAGTGTGAAGGGATTGTTGTGTAAAGCACAAGGGCAACCACCACTTCAACAACTACTCAAGCATTCTCATTCATTACTaaggtga
- the LOC114421887 gene encoding bifunctional aspartate aminotransferase and glutamate/aspartate-prephenate aminotransferase-like, which translates to MANTLYNGATCRIPLRDESLAFSRHVSRSLSFLLKTRAGKQSYAFAVKASSHSDFDVDLSLSPRVNAVKPSKTVAISDHATALFQAGVPVIRLAAGEPDFDTPAPIAEAGINAIREGYTRYTPNAGTMELRQAICRKLKEENGISYTPDQVVVSNGAKQSIAQAVLAVCSPGDEVIIPAPFWVSYPEMARLADATPVILPTLISDNFLLDPKLLESKITERSRLLILCSPSNPTGSVYPKELLEEIARIVAKHPRLLVLSDEIYEHIIYAPATHTSFASLPGMWDRTLTVNGFSKAFAMTGWRLGYIAGPKHFVAACGKIQSQFTSGASSIAQKAAVAALGLGHAGGEAVSTMVKAFRERRDFLVKSFREIDGVKISEPQGAFYLFLDFSFYYGREAEGFGKIEDSESLCRYLLDVGQVALVPGSAFGDDTCIRISYAESLTTLQAAVERVKRALIPLSSAALV; encoded by the exons ATGGCGAACACACTATATAACGGCGCCACATGCCGAATCCCTCTCCGTGATGAATCCCTGGCCTTCTCTCGCCACGTTTCCAGATCCCTCTCTTTCCTCCTCAA AACACGTGCGGGAAAACAATCATACGCATTTGCGGTTAAGGCTTCTTCGCACTCTGACTTCGACGTTGACCTTTCGCTCAGTCCACGTGTCAATGCCGTCAAGCCTTCCAAAACCGTCGCCATCAGCGACCACGCCACCGCTCTCTTCCAAGCCGGCGTTCCCGTCATTCGCCTCGCCGCCGGCGAGCCCGATTTCGACACGCCCGCTCCCATAGCTGAG GCTGGGATTAATGCAATTCGCGAAGGTTACACGAGGTACACGCCCAATGCCGGAACCATGGAACTGCGCCAAGCGATTTGTCGCAAGCTTAAAG AGGAGAATGGGATTAGTTATACTCCTGACCAAGTTGTGGTTAGTAACGGAGCCAAACAGAGCATTGCTCAGGCAGTGCTTGCAGTTTGCTCCCCCGGAGATGAG GTTATTATTCCAGCTCCATTCTGGGTTAGTTACCCAGAAATGGCAAGGTTGGCTGATGCGACACCTGTGATTCTTCCAACCTTAATATCTGATAATTTCCTTTTggatcccaaacttcttgaatCCAAAATTACTGAAAGATCGAGACTGCTCATTCTTTGTTCACCATCTAACCCAACAGGATCTGTCTACCCTAAAGAATTACTTGAAGAGATAGCCCGGATTGTTGCAAAGCACCCCAGGCTCCTG GTTCTCTCCGATGAAATTTATGAACACATAATTTATGCACCAGCAACTCACACGAGTTTTGCATCTTTACCAGGAATGTGGGACAGAACTCTTACTGTGAATGGATTTTCCAAG GCCTTTGCAATGACTGGTTGGCGGCTTGGATATATTGCTGGTCCAAAACATTTTGTTGCAGCATGTGGAAAGATCCAAAGTCAG TTCACTTCAGGGGCCAGTAGTATAGCTCAGAAAGCTGCAGTTGCTGCATTAGGACTAGGCCATGCTGGTGGGGAGGCAGTTTCTACCATGGTGAAAGCATTTAGGGAGCGAAGGGATTTCTTGGTAAAAAGTTTTAGAGAAATAGATGGTGTCAAGATATCTGAACCCCAG GGAGCATTTTATCTATTCCTTGATTTCAGCTTCTATTATGGAAGAGAAGCTGAAGGATTCGGTAAAATTGAGGATTCTGAGTCCCTCTGTCGATATCTACTGGATGTGGGCCAG GTAGCCCTGGTGCCAGGGAGTGCATTTGGAGATGACACTTGCATCCGCATCTCTTATGCAGAATCCCTTACTACCCTACAGGCAGCTGTAGAAAGAGTTAAGAGAGCACTTATCCCGCTGAGCTCTGCTGCACTTGTTTAA